In a genomic window of Nyctibius grandis isolate bNycGra1 chromosome 4, bNycGra1.pri, whole genome shotgun sequence:
- the ADRA2A gene encoding alpha-2A adrenergic receptor — protein MFNLERPFTERGHFFSSMEYQRQLEEEEGYLPPGTNGTFNDSGAGPGWGTPYPLHTTVALISLAGLLMLFTVFGNVLVIIAVFTSRALKAPQNLFLVSLASADILVATLVIPFSLANEVMGYWYFGKVWCEIYLALDVLFCTSSIVHLCAISLDRYWSITQAIEYNLKRTPRRIKCIIFIVWVISAVISFPPLISIEKKSGQQADQGVAGCKINDEKWYIISSSIGSFFAPCLIMILVYMRIYQIAKRRTRVPPNKRAERPEKRQNGLTDKEDLPATAQLNGEKAAGGGGGQEGEINGIDMEETSSSEHQENNQCKKSERPPRGKTKTKLSQIKPGDSLPRKAEEERNTKGSRWRGRQNREKRFTFVLAVVIGVFVICWFPFFFTYTLTAVCKSCSVPDTLFKFFFWFGYCNSSLNPVIYTIFNHDFRRAFKRILCRIERKRIV, from the coding sequence ATGTTTAACCTGGAGCGCCCGTTCACGGAGAGGGGCCACTTCTTCTCCTCCATGGAGTACCAgcggcagctggaggaggaggagggctacCTGCCTCCCGGCACCAACGGGACCTTCAACGACAGCGgtgccgggccgggctggggcacACCGTACCCCCTGCACACCACCGTCGCCCTCATCAGCCTGGCGGGCTTGCTCATGCTCTTCACTGTCTTCGGCAACGTCCTGGTCATCATCGCTGTCTTCACCAGCCGGGCGCTCAAGGCCCCCCAGAACCTCTTCCTGGTCTCCTTAGCCTCGGCCGACATCCTGGTGGCCACGCTGGTCATCCCCTTCTCCCTGGCAAACGAGGTGATGGGGTACTGGTACTTCGGCAAAGTCTGGTGTGAGATCTACCTGGCCTTGGATGTGCTGTTCTGCACCTCCTCCATCGTGCACTTGTGTGCCATCAGCCTGGACCGTTACTGGTCCATCACGCAAGCCATCGAATACAACCTCAAGCGTACCCCACGCCGCATCAAGTGCATCATCTTCATCGTCTGGGTCATCTCAGCCGTCATCTCTTTCCCGCCACTCATCTCCATTGAGAAGAAGAGCGGGCAGCAGGCTGACCAGGGGGTGGCAGGGTGCAAGATCAACGATGAGAAGTGGTACATCATCTCTTCTAGCATCGGCTCCTTCTTTGCCCCCTGCCTCATCATGATCCTGGTCTACATGCGCATCTACCAGATAGCAAAGAGGCGAACCAGGGTACCGCCAAACAAGCGGGCAGAGCGCCCTGAGAAGAGGCAGAACGGCTTGACCGACAAGGAGGACCTGCCAGCCACAGCTCAGCTCAAtggggagaaggcagcaggaggtggcggcgggcaggagggagagatcAACGGCATAGACATGGAGGAGACCTCTTCCTCCGAGCACCAGGAGAACAACCAGTGTAAGAAGTCAGAGAGACCACCAAGGGGAAAGACCAAGACTAAACTGAGCCAGATTAAGCCTGGGGACAGTTTGCccaggaaggcagaggaggaaaggaacaCCAAAGGGTCCCGGTGGAGGGGCAGGCAGAACCGGGAGAAGCGCTTCACCTTTGTGCTGGCGGTGGTGATCGGGGTCTTTGTCATCTGCTGGTTCCCCTTCTTTTTCACCTACACGCTGACAGCTGTCTGcaagagctgctctgtgcccGACACCCTCTTCAAGTTCTTCTTCTGGTTTGGTTACTGCAATAGCTCATTGAACCCCGTCATCTATACCATTTTCAACCACGACTTCAGAAGGGCCTTCAAAAGGATCCTCTGCAGGATAGAGAGGAAAAGGATTGTTTGA